Proteins encoded within one genomic window of Citrobacter amalonaticus Y19:
- the hybA gene encoding hydrogenase 2 operon protein HybA, with protein sequence MNRRNFIKAASGGALLLGAAPSISHAAAENRPPIPGSLGMLYDSTLCVGCQACVTKCQDINFPMRNPEGEQTWSNNDKLSPYTNNIIQVWRSGTGVNKDQEENGYAYIKKQCMHCVDPNCVSVCPVSALKKDPKTGIVHYNKDVCTGCRYCMVACPYNVPKYDYNNPFGALHKCELCNQKGVERLDKGGLPGCVEVCPAGAVIFGTREELMAEAQKRLALKPGSEYHYPRQTVKTGDTYVHTVPKYYPHLYGEKEGGGTQVLVLTGVPYENLDLPKLDEISTGARSEHVQHTLYKGMMLPLAVLAGLTVLVRRNTKNDHHDGGDDHES encoded by the coding sequence GTGAACAGACGTAACTTTATCAAAGCAGCCTCCGGCGGGGCGTTGCTGTTAGGCGCTGCGCCGTCTATCAGCCACGCGGCTGCAGAAAATCGCCCGCCCATTCCCGGTTCTCTGGGCATGTTGTATGACTCGACGCTGTGCGTGGGCTGTCAGGCCTGTGTGACAAAGTGTCAGGATATCAACTTCCCGATGCGTAACCCGGAAGGGGAGCAGACCTGGTCGAACAACGACAAACTGTCGCCGTATACCAACAACATCATTCAGGTGTGGCGTAGCGGCACAGGCGTGAATAAAGATCAGGAAGAGAATGGCTATGCATACATCAAAAAACAGTGTATGCACTGCGTCGATCCCAACTGCGTCTCTGTCTGTCCGGTTTCCGCACTGAAAAAAGATCCGAAAACCGGCATCGTTCATTACAACAAAGACGTCTGTACTGGCTGCCGTTACTGCATGGTTGCCTGTCCGTACAACGTGCCGAAGTACGACTACAACAACCCGTTTGGTGCGCTTCACAAATGTGAACTGTGTAACCAGAAAGGCGTTGAGCGTCTTGATAAGGGCGGCTTGCCGGGTTGTGTTGAGGTCTGTCCTGCCGGTGCGGTCATTTTTGGTACCCGCGAAGAGTTGATGGCCGAGGCGCAAAAACGTCTGGCGCTGAAGCCTGGCAGCGAATACCACTATCCGCGTCAAACCGTGAAAACGGGCGATACCTACGTGCATACCGTGCCGAAGTACTATCCGCATCTTTACGGTGAGAAAGAGGGCGGCGGAACTCAGGTGCTGGTACTGACCGGGGTGCCTTATGAGAATCTGGATCTGCCAAAGCTGGATGAGATTTCAACCGGCGCGCGTTCCGAACATGTTCAACACACCCTGTATAAAGGCATGATGCTACCACTGGCCGTGCTGGCGGGCTTGACCGTGCTGGTTCGTCGTAATACCAAAAACGACCATCACGACGGAGGAGACGATCATGAGTCATGA
- the hybO gene encoding hydrogenase 2 small subunit yields MTGDNTLINSHGVNRRDFMKLCAALAATMGLSSKAAAEMAESVSRPQRPPVVWIGAQECTGCTESLLRATHPTVENLVLETISLEYHEVLSAAFGHQVEENKHNALEKYKGQYVLVVDGSIPLKDNGIYCMVAGEPIVDHIRKAAEGAAAIIAIGSCAAWGGVAAAGVNPTGAVGLQEVLPGKTIINIPGCPPNPHNFLATVAHIITWGKPPKLDAKNRPTFAYGRLIHEHCERRPHFDAGRFAKEFGDEGHREGWCLYHLGCKGPETWGNCSTLQFCDVGGVWPVAIGHPCYGCNEEGVGFHKGIHQLAHVENQTPRSEKPDVNVKEGGNISAGAIGLLGGVVGLVAGVSVMAVRELGRQQKKDNADSRGE; encoded by the coding sequence ATGACTGGAGATAACACTCTCATTAATTCCCATGGCGTAAACCGCCGTGACTTCATGAAGCTTTGTGCAGCACTCGCCGCCACGATGGGGCTCAGTAGCAAAGCCGCCGCCGAAATGGCTGAATCGGTATCCCGTCCGCAGCGCCCACCGGTTGTCTGGATTGGTGCTCAGGAGTGTACGGGGTGTACCGAATCCCTCCTTCGCGCGACCCACCCCACGGTAGAAAACCTCGTTCTGGAGACCATCTCTCTGGAATATCATGAGGTGCTTTCCGCCGCCTTCGGCCACCAGGTTGAAGAGAACAAACACAATGCGCTTGAGAAGTACAAAGGGCAGTATGTGTTGGTCGTTGATGGTTCTATCCCACTAAAAGATAACGGTATTTACTGTATGGTTGCCGGTGAGCCGATTGTGGATCATATCCGCAAAGCGGCAGAAGGCGCGGCAGCGATTATCGCTATCGGTTCCTGTGCTGCGTGGGGCGGTGTCGCCGCTGCCGGCGTGAACCCGACCGGTGCCGTTGGCCTGCAGGAAGTTCTGCCAGGTAAAACCATTATCAACATTCCTGGCTGCCCGCCGAACCCGCATAACTTCCTGGCGACAGTCGCCCATATCATCACCTGGGGTAAGCCGCCGAAGCTGGATGCGAAAAACCGTCCAACCTTCGCCTATGGCCGTCTGATTCACGAACACTGCGAACGACGCCCGCACTTCGATGCCGGTCGCTTTGCGAAAGAGTTCGGCGATGAAGGTCACCGTGAAGGCTGGTGCCTTTACCACCTCGGCTGTAAAGGACCAGAAACCTGGGGCAACTGCTCCACGCTGCAATTCTGCGACGTTGGCGGCGTATGGCCAGTGGCGATTGGTCACCCTTGTTATGGCTGTAACGAAGAAGGCGTTGGTTTCCATAAGGGCATTCACCAGCTTGCCCATGTGGAAAATCAGACCCCACGCTCCGAAAAACCTGATGTGAACGTGAAAGAGGGCGGCAACATCTCTGCTGGCGCTATCGGGTTGCTTGGCGGTGTTGTCGGTCTGGTGGCTGGCGTCAGCGTGATGGCAGTACGTGAACTGGGGCGTCAGCAAAAGAAAGATAACGCTGACTCACGGGGAGAATAA
- the hybB gene encoding Ni/Fe-hydrogenase cytochrome b subunit, producing the protein MSHDPKPLGGKIISKPVIIFGPLIILCMLLIVKRLVFGLGSVSDLNGGFPWGVWIAFDLLIGTGFACGGWALAWAVYVFNRGQYHPLVRPALLASLFGYSLGGLSITIDVGRYWNLPYFYIPGHFNVNSVLFETAVCMTIYIGVMALEFAPALFERMGWKVSLKRLNKLMFFIIALGALLPTMHQSSMGSLMISAGYKVHPLWQSYEMLPLFSVLTAFIMGFSIVIFEGSLVQVGLKGKGPDEKSLFIKLTNTISVMLAIFVVLRFGELIYRDKLSYAFAGDFYSAMFWLEVVLMVFPIVVLRVAKLRNDSRMLYLSALSALLGCAAWRLSYSLVAFNPGGGYHYFPTWEELLISIGFVAIEICAYIVLIRLLPILPPLKQNDHNRHEASKA; encoded by the coding sequence ATGAGTCATGATCCTAAACCGCTGGGCGGCAAAATTATCAGCAAACCGGTCATCATCTTCGGGCCGTTAATCATCCTCTGCATGCTCCTTATCGTGAAGCGTCTGGTATTTGGATTGGGGTCTGTCTCCGATCTGAACGGCGGTTTCCCGTGGGGCGTCTGGATTGCCTTTGACCTGTTAATCGGCACCGGCTTTGCCTGTGGCGGTTGGGCGCTCGCGTGGGCGGTGTATGTCTTCAACCGGGGACAATACCATCCGCTGGTACGTCCGGCGCTGCTGGCGAGTCTGTTTGGTTATTCCCTGGGTGGCTTGTCTATCACCATTGACGTGGGTCGTTACTGGAACCTGCCGTACTTCTACATTCCGGGTCACTTCAACGTGAACTCGGTTCTGTTCGAGACGGCGGTCTGTATGACTATCTACATTGGGGTGATGGCGCTGGAGTTTGCCCCTGCGCTGTTTGAACGTATGGGCTGGAAGGTGTCGTTGAAGCGCCTGAACAAGCTGATGTTCTTCATCATTGCCCTCGGTGCGCTGCTGCCCACCATGCACCAGTCCTCAATGGGGTCGCTGATGATCTCGGCGGGCTACAAGGTGCATCCGCTGTGGCAAAGCTATGAAATGTTGCCGCTGTTCTCGGTGTTGACGGCCTTTATTATGGGCTTCTCAATCGTCATCTTTGAAGGCTCGTTGGTGCAGGTCGGTCTGAAAGGAAAAGGTCCGGATGAGAAAAGCCTGTTTATCAAGTTGACGAACACCATCAGCGTGATGCTGGCGATCTTTGTCGTGCTGCGCTTTGGTGAGCTGATTTACCGGGACAAGCTGTCGTATGCCTTTGCAGGTGATTTCTACTCAGCAATGTTCTGGCTTGAAGTCGTGCTGATGGTCTTCCCGATAGTGGTGCTGCGCGTGGCGAAACTGCGCAATGACTCTCGTATGCTGTACCTGTCTGCGCTCAGCGCGCTGCTGGGTTGTGCGGCATGGCGTCTGTCCTATTCGCTGGTGGCATTCAATCCAGGCGGTGGCTACCACTACTTCCCGACCTGGGAAGAACTGTTGATTTCTATTGGTTTTGTGGCTATTGAGATTTGCGCTTATATCGTACTCATTCGTCTACTGCCGATACTTCCTCCTTTAAAACAAAACGATCACAATCGTCATGAGGCGAGCAAAGCATGA
- a CDS encoding DUF2623 family protein, whose product MNNHFGKGLMAGLSATQADSARNVAGFCSDYKRGFVLGFSHRMFEKTGDRQLSAWEAGILTRRYGLDKEMVMDFFRENQSSTTIRFFMAGYRLEG is encoded by the coding sequence ATGAATAATCATTTTGGCAAGGGCCTGATGGCCGGATTAAGCGCCACACAGGCTGACAGCGCCCGCAATGTGGCGGGTTTTTGTTCGGATTATAAACGCGGCTTCGTATTAGGATTCTCGCATCGCATGTTTGAAAAAACCGGCGACAGGCAACTCAGTGCCTGGGAAGCGGGGATCCTGACGCGCCGTTACGGCCTGGATAAAGAGATGGTGATGGACTTCTTTCGGGAAAATCAATCCAGCACCACAATTCGCTTTTTCATGGCTGGCTATCGACTCGAAGGTTGA
- a CDS encoding HyaD/HybD family hydrogenase maturation endopeptidase → MRILVLGVGNILLTDEAIGVRIVEALAQRYELPDFVEILDGGTAGMELLGDMANRDHLIIADAIVSRKNAPGTLMILRDDEVPALFTNKISPHQLGLADVLSALRFTDEFPKKLTLIGVIPESLEPNIGLTPTVEAMIEPALAQVLAALRESGVEAIPREAAHV, encoded by the coding sequence ATGCGGATTTTAGTATTAGGGGTCGGCAATATTTTGCTGACCGATGAAGCCATCGGCGTTCGTATCGTTGAAGCCTTAGCGCAGCGATACGAATTACCGGATTTCGTCGAAATCCTCGATGGCGGTACGGCGGGAATGGAGTTGCTCGGCGACATGGCGAACCGCGATCATCTGATCATCGCGGATGCCATTGTCTCGAGAAAAAACGCCCCGGGTACGTTGATGATCCTGCGGGATGATGAAGTACCGGCGCTGTTTACCAACAAGATCTCCCCGCATCAACTGGGCCTGGCCGACGTTCTGTCGGCCCTTCGCTTCACCGACGAATTTCCGAAAAAACTGACGCTAATTGGCGTCATTCCGGAATCGCTGGAGCCGAACATTGGCTTAACGCCAACGGTTGAAGCTATGATTGAACCTGCGCTTGCGCAGGTTCTGGCTGCGCTGCGTGAGTCGGGCGTTGAAGCGATCCCACGGGAGGCGGCTCATGTCTGA
- the hybC gene encoding hydrogenase 2 large subunit: MSQRITIDPVTRIEGHLRIDCEIENGVVSKAWASGTMWRGMEEIVKNRDPRDAWMIVQRICGVCTTTHAIASVRAAESALNIDVPVNAQYIRNIILSAHTTHDHIVHFYQLSALDWVDITSALKADPAKASAMLNGVSTWHLNSAEEFTKVQNKIKDLVASGQLGIFANGYWGHPAMKLPPEVNLIAVAHYLQALECQRDANRVVALLGGKTPHIQNLAVGGVANPINLDGLGVLNLERLMYIKSFIDKLSDFVEQVYKVDTAVIAAFYPDWLEHGKGAVNYLAAPEFPTDGKNGSFLFPGGYIENADLSSYRPISSHSDEYLIKGIQESAKHAWYKDEAPQAPWEGTTIPEYNGWSDDGKYSWVKSPTFYGKTVEVGPLANMLVKLASGRESTKAKLNEIIAIYQALTGKTLEVAQLHSTLGRIIGRTVHCCELQGILQNQYNALIANIGKGDHTTFVKPNIPATGEFKGVGFLEAPRGMLSHWMVIKDGIISNYQAVVPSTWNSGPRNFNDDVGPYEQSLVGTPIADPEKPLEVVRTIHSFDPCMACAVHVVDADGNEVVSVKVL, translated from the coding sequence ATGAGCCAGAGAATTACTATTGATCCTGTAACCCGTATTGAGGGGCACTTACGTATCGATTGCGAAATCGAAAACGGCGTTGTTTCAAAAGCGTGGGCTTCCGGCACCATGTGGCGCGGTATGGAAGAGATCGTGAAAAATCGCGATCCGCGTGATGCGTGGATGATTGTGCAGCGTATTTGCGGCGTTTGTACGACAACGCACGCGATCGCCTCGGTACGTGCGGCAGAAAGCGCGCTGAACATCGACGTTCCGGTCAACGCCCAGTATATCCGTAACATCATTCTGTCGGCGCATACCACCCATGACCATATTGTGCACTTCTATCAGCTCTCGGCGCTGGACTGGGTGGACATCACCTCAGCGCTGAAGGCCGATCCGGCAAAAGCGTCAGCGATGCTGAACGGCGTGTCGACCTGGCATCTGAACAGTGCGGAAGAGTTCACGAAGGTCCAGAATAAGATCAAGGACCTGGTTGCCAGCGGCCAGTTGGGGATTTTCGCCAACGGTTACTGGGGACACCCGGCGATGAAACTGCCGCCGGAAGTGAACCTGATCGCCGTTGCTCACTACCTGCAGGCGCTGGAATGTCAGCGTGATGCCAACCGCGTGGTGGCGTTGCTGGGCGGTAAAACGCCGCACATCCAGAACCTGGCCGTGGGCGGCGTTGCCAACCCGATCAACCTCGACGGCCTGGGCGTACTGAACCTGGAACGCCTGATGTACATCAAGTCCTTCATCGATAAACTGAGCGACTTCGTTGAACAGGTCTACAAGGTGGACACGGCGGTGATTGCCGCGTTCTATCCGGACTGGCTGGAGCATGGCAAAGGGGCGGTCAACTATCTGGCTGCGCCGGAATTCCCGACCGACGGTAAGAACGGCAGCTTCCTGTTCCCGGGCGGCTATATCGAAAATGCGGATCTGTCGAGCTATCGCCCGATCTCCTCTCACTCCGACGAATACCTGATCAAAGGGATTCAGGAGAGCGCCAAACACGCGTGGTATAAAGACGAAGCGCCGCAGGCACCGTGGGAAGGGACGACCATTCCGGAATATAACGGCTGGTCAGATGACGGCAAATATTCCTGGGTGAAATCCCCGACATTCTACGGTAAAACCGTCGAAGTAGGCCCGCTGGCGAATATGCTGGTGAAACTGGCCTCCGGCCGTGAGTCCACGAAGGCGAAGCTGAATGAAATCATTGCGATTTATCAGGCGCTGACCGGTAAAACACTGGAAGTGGCGCAGTTGCACTCCACGCTGGGTCGTATTATTGGTCGTACCGTTCACTGCTGTGAACTGCAGGGTATCCTGCAGAACCAGTACAATGCGCTGATCGCCAATATCGGTAAAGGTGACCACACCACGTTTGTGAAACCGAATATTCCGGCGACGGGCGAATTTAAAGGCGTCGGTTTCCTTGAAGCGCCGCGCGGAATGCTCTCTCACTGGATGGTGATTAAAGACGGCATCATCAGCAACTACCAGGCGGTGGTACCGTCAACCTGGAACTCCGGTCCGCGTAACTTCAACGATGACGTGGGTCCGTACGAACAGTCGCTGGTAGGTACGCCGATTGCCGATCCGGAAAAACCGCTGGAAGTGGTACGTACTATTCACTCTTTCGATCCTTGCATGGCGTGTGCAGTGCACGTTGTTGACGCTGACGGGAACGAAGTTGTCTCTGTGAAGGTTCTGTAA